The following are encoded together in the Ictidomys tridecemlineatus isolate mIctTri1 chromosome X, mIctTri1.hap1, whole genome shotgun sequence genome:
- the LOC101954672 gene encoding protein shisa-3: MGRPQWSGMGLLLGASVLLLAMLRSAKSQGEFCHHWMDSTGLLHGGFLCPEGYDKPTATFCCGTCSLRYCCATLTARLDQGQCPEDITWDPKEAMLPPPEGSIYLPLVIVSGTFVTFILLGILAGVACFRCLRSQRRDELCTAPQNPEVTVLSSTPTHRRNILGSPLLRPKPDAGPALPFTTQEYPESTIRIIPKTVTRPFHWPLLESSQIPSLTTSTAIVLPPSPLLSGTISYGPASGPHSTGTT; this comes from the exons ATGGGGAGGCCTCAGTGGTCAGGCATGGGGCTGCTACTTGGAGCCAGTGTCCTGTTGCTGGCTATGCTCAGAAGTGCTAAGTCTCAAGGAGAGTTCTGTCACCACTGGATGGACAGCACAGGGCTATTGCATGGAGGCTTCCTATGCCCGGAGGGATATGATAAACCCACTGCTACCTTCTGCTGTGGAACCTGTTCTCTACGCTATTGCTGTGCTACCCTTACAGCTCGACTGGATCAGGGACAGTGTCCAGAGGACATTACCTGGGACCCCAAAGAGGCTATGCTCCCACCTCCAGAAG GATCCATCTACCTGCCTTTAGTCATTGTGAGTGGCACCTTTGTCACTTTCATCCTATTGGGAATCCTCGCTGGTGTTGCTTGCTTCCGTTGCCTTCGGTCTCAGAGAAGAGATGAACTTTGCACTGCACCTCAAAACCCTGAAGTTACTGTGCTGAGCTCTACTCCCACTCACAGGAGAAACATCTTAGGAAGCCCACTGCTCCGCCCCAAACCTGATGCTGGTCCAGCCCTCCCTTTCACCACCCAAGAATACCCAGAGAGTACCATCCGTATCATCCCCAAGACAGTCACAAGGCCTTTTCACTGGCCCCTGCTTGAGTCTTCCCAGATACCATCTCTAACTACAAGTACAGCTATTGTTCTACCACCTTCTCCCTTACTGAGTGGCACAATTTCTTATGGACCAGCCTCTGGTCCACATTCCACAGGCACTACTTGA